The Manihot esculenta cultivar AM560-2 chromosome 8, M.esculenta_v8, whole genome shotgun sequence genomic interval CAATTTCGCTGCtgctatatattaattaatatgtcGTTTTGGCATGGTTGTTTCTCTATCATggtcaaattaaattaaaaatttaaaaataaaaaaaatcttgacTCACCCAAACACGGTGCCATAGGAATCTTTTATCATATATTTctttcatttataatttttatttatttattttaattattttaaaattattatttattttttaaaaataataatatataaattgattattgtaattttatttattttgattttatttttaaaatttttttaaaatattatttaatatttaataaaatttaatatattttaaatagatataattaaaaagttaataaaaaaattgtacgTGGGAATATTTATTCGTTGAAGTGGCAAGCAAACTAAATTAAAACAAACCTatagattatatttattttaactcaGTAAGGTTGTGCAAGTTtggttttttttcaatttactttttatttttgataaacattttttattatattatactaatattttttattctgaataactaaaaaaattcaagtgtttaaataaaataaaatcaactacaatatttgttagaaaaattatctgaaagagaaaattcaaatttagtaaggcaatttgaaatttataatcACTTCTATGCTTCAGACCATATAATTTTGGTTGAAAGGTTGAAGGAttttttatattacataacAAATCGATCAAAATAAATTACGAATTGTTCTCACGAGATAGGTTCACATCATAAGGATTAGGTGAGTAGAAAATACAGTCCATctcgaaaaaaaaaagattcaaaCACCATAACACTTAGTATATCATCGAGACTCGCCATTCTCTCAAACAGGCGAATTTCAGTACGAAATTACTATTAACAGATACAATTCAGCATATATTCATTATACATATAATCGCGGAATTGCTAATTTATTAGCTGGCAATATTACTTATCAAACAGTCAGTCACATTATCGctgaattatcaaaaaattctatatttatcaccaccttcttacagtataaaaagagaaGGATAATAGAGGTAAAGGTACGGTATTCTCTAATACTATTCAAACTCTATAATTCATTacattctctctattttttaagaTACTGACTTGACTGTCAAAGTGGTTGCCGTAGACACTCACCACcgcctcacattctctttcttgcagattCTAACCAGTCACTGCATAGCCACATACCGGCTACGTCATCAATATAATCTCAGCAACATCATTTGATTCCGTTGTCAGGAATCCATTGAACTTTATCTAGTCATTTGGATTAAACTGGtctcttgtttttttttccttctataAAAGGAATTTTTTTCCTCTCTAATCTCTCAAAATGGTTGAAATCGTACATATGTCATTACGGGAGGGTCTGATAAGGGCAAAGGGGAAAATAAACGCATAGCAGAGGATGTCCTGTCTGTCCATCAGGAACTATGAATCAAGCAAGAGGTAAGGTTCGGTCCTGCGATAAAGTGATTGGATTCTTTTAAAATGACCCATTGATCGTTAAAATCCTTCTGAACTGGTACGAGGTAAGGTGGGTACTTATAGATACATGTAGTTCTATTAATCTcctcattttaaatatttttaacaagttagtTTTAGATAAACCATGAACCAAGTAAGAGGTAAGGTTTGGTCCTACGGACAAAGTGgtcaaattatttcaaaatgacCTGCTGGTCGTTAAGATCCTCCTGAATCGGTACGAGGTAAGGTGGGTACTTGTAAATACATGTAGTTCTGTTAATCTCCTcatattaaatgtttttaataagtTAGGTTTAGATAAAATTAGTCTTGTCAGAGTTTTCTATCCTTTAGTGGGATTAGGAGATAAGATCGTGACAGTACTGGGTACCATCAACCTTCCTCTGGTATTGGGTGATGAGAAATATAGACGAGAGTTGTACGTGAAGTTTGTAATGGTAGATATCTCATTTGCGTATAATGTGATACTCAGCCGCCTAGTCCTAAACTACCACGGTATCGTATTAGCATGGGTactatgtgtcttaagcttcCAGCTCCATGGAGAATAGCAGTGGTCTGAGGCAATCTTAAATTAGCCAAAGAAGGTTACAGACACTCAGCAAAAAGTCTCGGAAAAATAATCATGCCCATCGACTTGCTAAAAAGCTAGAATTTCACGTAAAACCAAAACCAGTAGACCCGATAAAGGAGATCCAGATAGGGAAGGAGTAAAAAGAACAGTTCAGCATTGAAGTAACTGGCGAAACAAGGACTCATCTAGAAGAGTTGTTGAAGAGCCTAGTATCAACCTTCACTTGGTCCCTGAAGGATGTAATGGGGGTAGACCTGACTCTTATCACCCACAAGCTATCTATCGATAAGAACATCAAACCAGTCcagcaaaaaaaaagaaagttcgTACCAAAAAGACAACAAGTGATCAAAGAGGAGGTTGATAAGTTTTTTAGCATAGGATTGATAAAGGAAGTACAATATTCCACATGGCTGGCCAATGCGGTCTTAGTAAAGAAAGATAGCGAAAAgtggagaatgtgcgtggacttcactgacctaaataaaacatgctcaaaagATCATTACTCATTTTCGTTCATTGACAGATTAGTGAACTCGACCTCAGGTCATGCGGTGGTCTCCTTCCTTGATGCCATCTCAGGATACCACCAAATCATGATGAATACTGAGGAAGTAGAGAAGATCGTGTTCATAACAGATGAAGAAGTTTACCCCTacaatgtaatccctttttatttaaaaaatgaaagagcCACATACCAAAGGTTGGTGTCAAGAATCTTTAAGGACATGGTGGGATCAACCGTCGAAGTATAAGTAGACGACATGGTGGTAAAAAGCTGATCATTGGAATAACACTCGAAGGATATCCAGAGAGTATTTGATGTCCTGAACAATGCAGGCATAAAGCTGAACTAAGAAAAGTATACCTTCGGAGTAAAGGCTGGAAAGTTTCTAGGATATATCATCTTAGAAAGAGGCATAAAGGTGAATCATGAGATGATCAATGCTATCCAAAATATGGAAGTGCCCAAAACCATCAATGAAATACAGAGGTTAAATGGGTGAGTCACTGCTCTGGACCGATTCATATCATGCTCGATCAGAAGGTGTCTTCCGTTCTTTAAAACCTTAAAAGGCAAAGGTAAGTTTGAGTGGAGGGAAGAGTGTGCAGAGACATTTAAAAGTCTaaaaacctttttatcatctCTTCCGTTGCTAAGCCAGCCTATTGAAAGCGAAGTTTTGTTTCTATATTTATCTGTGATGTAGGAAACAATTTACTTGATGGTCATTCGTGAAAAGAATAGGGAACAAAGCTCAGTATATTATACAAGCCAAGTTTTGAAAGGAGCAGAgttaaatgtaatacccggctaaaccctggcatcggaattcctattttccggtggaatttcggatgtcggaaacctctagaagggtaaaatcatatttttctaaaatgttttcatgtgttttaaggttttaagtaagaaagaaattgagtttttaaaagaaaagtacctTGGAAggaaattcaggttcggccgccgaacatggtgcagtttagggagcacctttggcccctgaaggtggtctggccagccacctataaaaagcctcatgtccgaaaatgggcgagttttcttccccatttttgggcaaaggtgagtccatgcccttccatggttagttttgatgttttccttcaaatcgttcatgttttttatgagttttaacttggttttgaagattttgagcaaagaataaagttttgaagcttggagaccccggagctcgatttctcccatctccgagtttggatcgcctctcctctcgattttcaagaggtaagtggagatcctacctttcttttatgttttatgtaagttttgaggggttttagagagttttaatgcatgattagcttagttgtaaaaggttagggtttatgtgagttattgatgaaatgtatgtttattgtttgttataatgtaatgttgttggggtataggttaatTTTAAtcccctaaatgcttgaggatGTGTTTTTGCATATTTCTTGCATAAGTTGGtttgattggaaggtttggtTAGCTGAATGAGGGAGAGAAGctcgagttctgccattctggaagaactcaggttcggcagccgaaaccatgttcggccgccgaacctgcctgaggaggcagttttggctgccgaaccctgcccccgaaattttggactttcggctctggaggagactttcggccgccgaacctgccgccgaaggtgactgagtttcggctctggagggactttcggccgctgaacctgccgccgaaagtgccctgttcagccttcctttgcatgctttctatgattgttttgtgttgttttaggggatttttggggagatgtttagagtcgtgttagtgtatgtttggtctctcatttgagtccacctgtgtaggttcggacccaaggaaccgaggacccccgcagtgagatagctgcttcaaagtcagcctgaggtgagtagaatggatctttatatttcaaagcaaataaattttgagcatgttcatgcatcacgaatgccatgatatatactaggttgtttgcattagaaatcacgaatatgttgcattgcatattatgatgattaatgtggatggatgttggatgacccattagttctcgatatgatatgatgacgatgatacggtacggaagtccagtgaggcccattctacgccactggcaccattggaatgtgtagagggctattggtgacaagtccatccttgatgtggattgtttgtgatgtgatgcattccatgaaagcatgtgttttaatatatattgttttactattctgctcactgggctttagtagctcacccctttcccttaacccccaggcttgcaggtccgggatagaccaggaggtcagcaagagtaaaggttctatggatgtaatagttagatgtggacatgagaaaataatgaaagataatgtaatgtaaagtattgtattttaatgttatgaggtttagtattgtgtctggccctaatgttatgttaattcccttttgatacatgacctatacgtaatgttttattaatgtgatgtaaaccaagcttgatgtatgtaacgtagacccagctagagcatttgatgagggctctagggtggggtttttatgtattcagttttagtgcatgcacaggtcaagcttggttgacgaaaagtttaaagtttttatgtaaatgtatgatcgtgtatgggatttatcaggtatgacaggttgtatgttaggcttgctacgggtcccggcgaccttaagtcgatatggactctagcgccagtagcggtccaatttcgggtcgttacattaaatTATCTTCCTTTTGCAAAATTAGCGTTTGCAGTACTCATGTCGGCCACAAAGTTACAATCATACTTCGAGTCACACACCATAGAAGTCAGAACTGATTACCCATCTGCAAAAGGTTTTGCATAGGCCAGAGTTATTAGGATAGTTATCCACTTGGGCAGTAATTTTATTGGCCGATGATATCAGGTATGTTCCAAGGAAGACCATGAAAGCCCAGGTACTAGTCGACTTTGTCACATAGATGACTCCACTATTAGAACCTTTAGAATCCTCTGAGGCAACCATAGAAGAATGGAAGGTTTGGGCAAATGAAAACAATTGATTTTTGGATACCATCAATCAGTATGTAGCAAAGCTCGCATTCAAAGCCACCAACAATATAGCTGAGTATGAGGGAGTAATAATGGCCTTAATAATCATCAAGGAGTTAAGTATCCAAAAATCAATTGTTTTCGGTGACTACAATCAGTTGTCAATAAGTGCTAAGGACAATTCAAAGTCCGAAAATCGAATCGCATCAAATATGAAGAAAAGGTCTGGTCTTTAATAGAAAAGGTTAAAGGTGAGCAAGGCAGCTGCGAAATTCGCTAGGTAGCCAGAGGCAAAATGAAGAGGCAGATCTTCTAGCCAAGATGACAGTAGTAGGAGAACAACACTTGATTCAACAATTTCAGTTCGAGGAGTTACACACTTCAGCAACGGAGATGGAAGATTCTTTCCTCATAGAAGAGGTGGAATCGTGGATGACGCCCTTATACAAATTCTTAACACAAGATGACTTTCCAGCCAATGAGTTATCAGCTAAACATGTAATAAGAAAGTCTTCTGAATACGCACTAATTGATGGTTAGTATACAGAAGGTCCTTGATACAGCTATGTTGCGATGTGTTATAGAGGAGGAAGGTTAGGAAATCCTAAAAGATATCCATGAAGGTGATTGCGGGAGCCATGAAGGAGCATGAATAATCACCTGGAAAGCATTCAGATAAGTGTACTATTTGCCAATGATAATGCAGGATGCGAAACAACTTGTTCAGAAGTGTCGGAGATACCAAGTACATGCAAACATCCCAAAGACCTCAGAAGAAATGCAAGCGGCCATTGGAAGTCCCTAGCCTTTCTTTCAGTGGGGATAAACATCCTTGGCTCATTCCCCAAGTTATTCAAGTCAAGGAAGTTTGTTATCGTAGCAGTAGATCACTTTAGAAAATGGGTGAAAACTGAGGTTGTATAGTCCATCACTACCTAACAAGCAATCTCGTTtgtcaataaaaatatattcacccaattcaaaatacctaaaatagtAATCATCGATAATGGAACTCAGTTTGCAAACAGGACCATATTACAAGGTATAAGCAGTTTTTGCTCTCAAAAGATAAACTTAATTTACAACTATCAAAGTGGTAAAGAAAATATGAAGTTTATTTGGTTAAAAATATTACATCTAAAAGACAATATTTAATGAGCTCCTTGCCTAGAGAGTGAGCAGTATTATTGGCCTTCCTTTATATCTTGGAGAAAGAAATCAAAGGAAACCCTTAGCAAGTTTTCATATATTTGCAATTAGGTTTTGAATACTCAATATTGTTGGAGCACTCTTGCAAGTATTAATAACTAAAATCGAGTCATTTTTCACCACAACTAAGAAAAGCCTTCAACTTTTGTTAACATCAAAATCTCCCAACatattatattttgtaaaagTAAGAGATCTATAATGAGATTTTACAAACGATAGCACTAGCGAAGGAGTTTGCCTTATGATCATGAACAATAGCAATAATAACTCTACAATTCTTCGTAGCaatatcaatatttaatttgataaaaactgTGGTGGTGTTCACCATTATAAAGGGTTTGAACGGTACAAATTAGAGATCAAATTAATGAGTAGCTATCATAAAAACGAGTCGCTTGAAAAATAAGATAAGATAGTCATGTCGGCTTGACTACCAACCTATTCTAGGGAAATGATAGAAAGcaactcatatatatatatatattaaaaaaaaaacttgagaCAAATTGCAAATTTAGtattccttttatccaccagtAGATAGAACTCCATGCTAAGTCAAGGTTGCATAATTGCATATATAATTCCAAAAGAATATGTAACATattatacttttattaattatatcaaaattattaattccaCCTGAGATCTGCCTCCATTCTTGATCAACTTGTGGAaggtataatttaaatataaactactctttaaaaaaaaaaaaaaccttaacatagactttatttaaaaaaaaaaaagggtttgaGAGGACTTTGATTTTGTAAATTGCTAAATGCCATAATAATGAATGAGTTGCTCAATTTTATTGAAGTGTTGAAATAGACAAGTCAACTCATTATTTTGTCTTTAACAATCTGTTTGTATAATTTACGGGAGTGGAATAAAATAGAATGTAAAGATATAAACTAAATTAAGTGTGGaaattcataagaaacaaacaAGTCATAACATGAAAATTCACTCACCAGATTATAAATAGCAACACTCATACATAATTTTCTTATCTCTAACTTTCAAATCTAGCATTCCTCTTCCATTTCCACTTCAAAATTTCTTCAACAAAATGGGGTTTCTGTTATGGCTTGCTCACTTTCTATGCTTCTTCTTGTTTCACTTTCATTTTCAAGCTTCTCCTTGTATATGTTTGTCTCtcaattcttcttcttcagcaATGTTGTGCCAACAAGGCCAGAGTCTTGCCTTGCTCCAATTGAAGGATGCCTTATACATGATAAGTGCACCCTCTTCCAGCAATTCTCTTTCTCCCAAGACAGATTCCTGGAAACAAGGCACAGATTGCTGCAAGTGGGATGGTGTCTCTTGTGATAACACAACTGGTAATGTAATTAGCCTTGATCTTTCTTACAATGATTTTAACAACTCTCAACTCTCTTTCAATAATTTTAGTGATCAATTTCCATCTTCAATTGAAAATCTTCAGGAGCTCTCTTCATTGTATCTCTCTAATAGTAATTTTAATGGTCAAGTTCCATTTTCACTCGGAAATCTTAAGAAACTTACTGTATTAGATCTTTCTCATAACAATTTCAGTGGTCAAATTCCATCTTCATTTGAAAATCTTCAAGAGCTTTCTTCATTATACCTTTCTAATAACAATTTCAGTGGTCAAGTTCCATATTTTCTTGGAAATCTTAGCAAACTCACTATGTTGGACCTCTCTCATAACAATTTTAATGATGAAATTCCATCTTCATTTGGAAATCTTCAAGAGCTCTCTTCATTGTACCTTTCCACCAATAATTTCAATGGTCAAGTCCCATATTCATTTGGAAATCTTAAGAATCTCACCGTGTTAGACCTCTCTGATAACAATTTTAGTGGTCAAATTCCATCTTCTCTTGGAAATCTTCGGGATCTCTCTTCTTTAtacctaaattttaataatttcattgGGCAAATTCCATCTTCACTTGAAAATCTTACGGAACTCTCcatgttggatctctctcataaTAATTTGAGTGATCTAAATCCATCTTTTCTTGTAAATCTTAAGAATCTCACCTCATTGTACCTCAATTATAACAATTTCAGTGATCAAATTCCGCCGTCACTTGGAAGCCTTTCGCAACTCCGTAAATTGGACCTCTCTTATAATAATTTCAGCAGTCAGATTCCATCTTCTCTTGAAAACCTTAAGCAACTCACTTCCTTGTATCTCAATAATAACAATTTCAATGGTCAAATTCCATCATCACTTGGAAGCCTAATGCGACTATCAGCATTGGACGTCTCCTTCAACAATTTCAATGGCCAGATTCCTTCCTCATTTGCAAATCTTACACGGATTTATTATTTGAGAATGGGAAACAACAATCTCAACGGTCAAATTCCAGGTTCACTTTTTGAATATAATCAATTGACTTACATTGATTTGAGAAATAACAAATTTGAAGGTCCAATTCCAAATTCTGTTTTCAAACGTGCAAATTTAAGTGTTCTTATCTTTTCATCCAACAATCTGATCGGAGAAGTCCCTTCTACAATTTGCAATCTCAAGGTTCTCCAAATTATTGACTTGTCAAACAATAGTTTGAATGGCTTCATTCCACAATGCTTGGGAAATTTCACCAACAGCCTTTCAGTATTGCATTTGGGCATGAACAATTTCCACGGAACCATCCCTGAAGTGTTTTCAGTTGGCAACAGCTTGAGGTATTTGAACTTCAATGGCAACCAATTGCAGAAGACAATCCCATCATC includes:
- the LOC110621570 gene encoding receptor-like protein 9DC3, whose protein sequence is MGFLLWLAHFLCFFLFHFHFQASPCICLSLNSSSSAMLCQQGQSLALLQLKDALYMISAPSSSNSLSPKTDSWKQGTDCCKWDGVSCDNTTGNVISLDLSYNDFNNSQLSFNNFSDQFPSSIENLQELSSLYLSNSNFNGQVPFSLGNLKKLTVLDLSHNNFSGQIPSSFENLQELSSLYLSNNNFSGQVPYFLGNLSKLTMLDLSHNNFNDEIPSSFGNLQELSSLYLSTNNFNGQVPYSFGNLKNLTVLDLSDNNFSGQIPSSLGNLRDLSSLYLNFNNFIGQIPSSLENLTELSMLDLSHNNLSDLNPSFLVNLKNLTSLYLNYNNFSDQIPPSLGSLSQLRKLDLSYNNFSSQIPSSLENLKQLTSLYLNNNNFNGQIPSSLGSLMRLSALDVSFNNFNGQIPSSFANLTRIYYLRMGNNNLNGQIPGSLFEYNQLTYIDLRNNKFEGPIPNSVFKRANLSVLIFSSNNLIGEVPSTICNLKVLQIIDLSNNSLNGFIPQCLGNFTNSLSVLHLGMNNFHGTIPEVFSVGNSLRYLNFNGNQLQKTIPSSISNCKDLQILDLGNNVINDTFPHFLGTLPKLQVLVLQSNKLHGLVNDSSANYSFSMLRIFDLSNNMFSGPLPAEYFNSFKAMMNFDVKMGYMGEPNIAYDYSVSLTVKGLEIVLVKIQTLLTTIDLSSNEFSGIIPQTIGGLKSLKLLNLSHNQLTGNIQPSLGELSNLESLDLSSNLLTGRIPVQLADLTFLQVFRVSDNKLEGPIPQGNQFNTFDSSSYEGNLGLCGFPLEKCDNGERQQQPTTSESESENGFGWKQVLLGYGCGVLFGITMGYVVFKTRRPAWFVMMVEGYQKSRRYKKNN